One segment of Trypanosoma brucei brucei TREU927 chromosome 8, complete sequence DNA contains the following:
- a CDS encoding amino acid transporter, putative (This gene is within a unresolved repeat region that contains misassembly.), producing MQVAMPVSLVDSCLGVQELLVLVYSCVWQSLLPLYELARFFSFPFQSSSYQAAHTHTHTRTRTHVHTQQTHLLNMLSPTEPLGSGKAHTEVVTDEGEGYGAMSAADEKSHHKNGDTPTTDSKFMQCINAIIPHGGALSTTFNLGSATLGAGVISLAIAFQMSGVIPSILILITVTVLTIYSVGLMMQAVEMTGYNSYTDLSRNLFGPGWDYFTISVSWLFTFGTCVSYVIATGYLVGSVASGCTTLEFFQGKTGNRVITSIIWFVGMFSLSLPKEINSLRYASAIAVLFVFYFVICIVVHSAKNGLKDGKLPEDVEMFKSGNRAIEGLSIFMFSYLCHMNCFSIYSEMRKPSARRMTLHTTYSMSMCCVVYIIAGFFGYTDVGNKSVETVFEIYDVKGDVMMAIAFAGMLLKICVGFSLCMQPARDCCYYIIGWDLNTLETWKNCLFCGCMALCALLLGLFIPDLNTVFGLLGSFCGGVLGFCIPALYRMYCGNWGISQVGVVNYVCTYLLLISGVIAVVFGTAASIYNVAV from the coding sequence ATGCAAGTAGCTATGCCCGTGAGTTTAGTAGATTCTTGTCTGGGTGTGCAAGAACTCTTGGTACTTGTGTATTCATGTGTTTGGCAGTCTTTACTTCCGTTGTACGAATTAGctcgcttcttttctttcccttttcagtCATCAAGCTATCAagcagcacacacacacacacacacacgcacacgcacacacgtacacacgcAGCAAACCCACCTCTTAAATATGCTGAGCCCTACAGAACCATTAGGCTCTGGAAAGGCCCACACGGAGGTTGTTACCGATGAGGGTGAGGGATACGGCGCGATGTCAGCGGCAGACGAGAAAAGTCATCACAAGAATGGTGACACTCCGACAACAGACTCCAAATTCATGCAATGTATAAATGCAATCATTCCCCATGGTGGTGCCCTTTCGACAACGTTTAACCTTGGGAGTGCCACATTGGGGGCTGGAGTCATAAGTCTCGCTATCGCTTTTCAGATGAGTGGTGTGATCCCATCAATCCTCATTCTAATTACTGTAACTGTGTTGACTATATACTCCGTTGGGCTGATGATGCAGGCAGTAGAAATGACAGGGTACAACTCATACACGGATCTCTCGAGGAACCTTTTTGGACCCGGGTGGGATTACTTCACTATATCGGTCTCGTGGTTGTTCACCTTTGGGACGTGCGTGAGTTATGTAATTGCTACCGGTTACCTTGTCGGCTCTGTTGCTTCTGGGTGCACTACATTGGAGTTCTTTCAGGGAAAGACGGGCAATCGCGTGATCACGTCTATCATATGGTTTGTTGGAATGTTTTCACTCTCGTTACCCAAGGAAATCAACTCACTACGTTACGCTTCCGCTATCGCTGTGCtattcgttttttattttgtcatcTGCATTGTTGTGCACTCCGCGAAAAATGGATTAAAGGATGGGAAACTTCCCGAGGATGTTGAGATGTTTAAATCTGGGAACAGGGCGATTGAGGGATTGTCAATCTTCATGTTTTCATACCTGTGCCATATGAACTGTTTTTCCATTTACTCGGAGATGCGCAAACCGAGCGCAAGGCGCATGACACTCCACACAACGTATTCCATGAGTATGTGTTGTGTGGTGTACATCATTGCGGGTTTCTTCGGTTATACGGATGTTGGGAACAAATCTGTAGAAACTGTCTTTGAGATTTATGACGTGAAGGGTGACGTGATGATGGCAATTGCGTTTGCGGGCATGTTGCTGAAGATCTGTGTTGGGTTTTCACTATGCATGCAACCAGCCCGTGATTGCTGCTATTACATCATTGGGTGGGATTTGAACACACTTGAAACATGGAAGAACTGCCTGTTTTGCGGTTGCATGGCTCTATGCGCTCTGCTCCTTGGCCTCTTCATTCCCGACCTGAATACCGTATTTGGTCTTTTGGGAAGTTTCTGCGGTGGTGTCCTTGGTTTCTGCATTCCCGCATTGTACCGGATGTACTGTGGTAACTGGGGCATTTCTCAGGTGGGTGTGGTAAATTACGTGTGTACGTACCTCCTCCTTATATCGGGAGTGATCGCTGTGGTGTTTGGTACGGCTGCCTCAATCTACAATGTGGCTGTGTAA
- a CDS encoding amino acid transporter, putative has protein sequence MLSPTEALGSGKAHTEVVTDEGEGYGAMSAADEKSHHKNGNTLTTDSKFMQCINAIIPHGGALSTTFNLGSATLGAGVISLAIAFQMSGVIPSILILITVTVLTIYSVGLMMQAVEMTGYNSYADLSRNLFGPGWDYFTISVSWLFTFGTCVSYVIATGYLVDSVLSGSSALEFFQGKTGNRVITSIIWFVGMFSLSLPKEINSLRYASAIAVLFVFYFVICIVVHSAKNGLKDGKLPEDVEMFKSGNRAIEGLSIFMFSYLCHMNCFSIYSEMRKPSARRMTLHTTYSMSMCCVVYIIAGFFGYTDVGNKSVETVFEIYDVKGDVMMAIAFAGMLLKICVGFSLCMQPARDCCYYIIGWDLNTLETWKNCLFCGCMALCALLLGLFIPDLNTVFGLLGSFCGGVLGFCIPALYRMYCGNWGISQVGVVNYVCTYLLLISGVIAVVFGTAASIYNVAV, from the coding sequence ATGCTGAGCCCTACAGAAGCATTGGGCTCTGGAAAGGCCCACACGGAGGTTGTTACCGATGAGGGTGAGGGATACGGCGCGATGTCAGCGGCAGACGAGAAAAGTCATCACAAGAATGGTAACACTCTGACAACAGACTCCAAATTCATGCAATGTATAAATGCAATCATTCCCCATGGTGGTGCCCTTTCGACAACGTTTAACCTTGGGAGTGCCACATTGGGGGCTGGAGTCATAAGTCTCGCTATCGCTTTTCAGATGAGTGGTGTGATTCCATCAATCCTCATTCTAATTACTGTAACTGTGTTGACTATATACTCCGTTGGGCTGATGATGCAGGCAGTAGAAATGACAGGGTACAACTCATATGCGGATCTCTCGAGGAACCTTTTTGGACCCGGGTGGGATTACTTCACTATATCGGTCTCGTGGTTGTTCACCTTTGGGACGTGCGTGAGTTATGTAATTGCTACCGGTTACCTTGTGGACTCTGTGCTATCTGGGTCCTCTGCATTGGAGTTCTTTCAGGGAAAGACGGGCAATCGCGTGATCACGTCTATCATATGGTTTGTTGGAATGTTTTCACTCTCGTTACCCAAGGAAATCAACTCACTACGTTACGCTTCCGCTATCGCTGTGCtattcgttttttattttgtcatcTGCATTGTTGTGCACTCCGCGAAAAATGGATTAAAGGATGGGAAACTTCCCGAGGATGTTGAGATGTTTAAATCTGGGAACAGGGCGATTGAGGGATTGTCAATCTTCATGTTTTCATACCTGTGCCATATGAACTGTTTTTCCATTTACTCGGAGATGCGCAAACCGAGCGCAAGGCGCATGACACTCCACACAACGTATTCCATGAGTATGTGTTGTGTGGTGTACATCATTGCGGGTTTCTTCGGTTATACGGATGTTGGGAACAAATCCGTAGAAACTGTCTTTGAGATTTATGACGTGAAGGGTGACGTGATGATGGCAATTGCGTTTGCGGGCATGTTGCTGAAGATCTGTGTTGGGTTTTCACTATGCATGCAACCAGCCCGTGATTGCTGCTATTACATCATTGGGTGGGATTTGAACACACTTGAAACATGGAAGAACTGCCTGTTTTGCGGTTGCATGGCTCTATGCGCTCTGCTCCTTGGCCTCTTCATTCCCGACCTGAATACCGTATTTGGTCTTTTGGGAAGTTTCTGCGGTGGTGTCCTTGGTTTCTGCATTCCCGCATTGTACCGGATGTACTGTGGTAACTGGGGCATTTCTCAGGTGGGTGTGGTAAATTACGTGTGTACGTACCTCCTCCTTATATCGGGAGTGATCGCTGTGGTGTTTGGTACGGCTGCCTCAATCTACAATGTGGCTGTGTAA
- a CDS encoding amino acid transporter, putative, producing the protein MLSPTEPLGSGKAHTEVVTDEGEGYGAMSAADEKSHHKNGDTPTTDSKFMQCINAIIPHGGALSTTFNLGSATLGAGVISLAIAFQMSGVIPSILILITVTVLTIYSVGLMMQAVEMTGYNSYADLSRNLFGPGWDYFTISVSWLFTFGTCVSYVIATGYLVDSVLSGSSALEFFQGKTGNRVITSIIWFVGMFSLSLPKEINSLRYASAIAVLFVFYFVICIVVHSAKNGLKDGKLPEDVEMFKSGNRAIEGLSIFMFSYLCHMNCFSIYSEMRKPSARRMTLHTTYSMSMCCVVYIIAGFFGYTDVGNKSVETVFEIYDVKGDVMMAIAFAGMLLKICVGFSLCMQPARDCCYYIIGWDLNTLETWKNCLFCGSMALCALLLGLFIPDLNTVFGLLGSFCGGVLGFCIPALYRMYCGNWGISQVGVVNYVCTYLLLISGVIAVVFGTAASIYNVAV; encoded by the coding sequence ATGCTGAGCCCTACAGAACCATTAGGCTCTGGAAAGGCCCACACGGAGGTTGTTACCGATGAGGGTGAGGGATACGGCGCGATGTCAGCGGCAGACGAGAAAAGTCATCACAAGAATGGTGACACTCCGACAACAGACTCCAAATTCATGCAATGTATAAATGCAATCATTCCCCATGGTGGTGCCCTTTCGACAACGTTTAACCTTGGGAGTGCCACATTGGGGGCTGGAGTCATAAGTCTCGCTATCGCTTTTCAGATGAGTGGTGTGATCCCATCAATCCTCATTCTAATTACTGTAACTGTGTTGACTATATACTCCGTTGGGCTGATGATGCAGGCAGTAGAAATGACAGGGTACAACTCATATGCGGATCTCTCGAGGAACCTTTTTGGACCCGGGTGGGATTACTTCACTATATCGGTCTCGTGGTTGTTCACCTTTGGGACGTGCGTGAGTTATGTAATTGCTACCGGTTACCTTGTGGACTCTGTGCTATCTGGGTCCTCTGCATTGGAGTTCTTTCAGGGAAAGACGGGCAATCGCGTGATCACGTCTATCATATGGTTTGTTGGAATGTTTTCACTCTCGTTACCCAAGGAAATCAACTCACTACGTTACGCTTCCGCTATCGCTGTGCtattcgttttttattttgtcatcTGCATTGTTGTGCACTCCGCGAAAAATGGATTAAAGGATGGGAAACTTCCCGAGGATGTTGAGATGTTTAAATCTGGGAACAGGGCGATTGAGGGATTGTCAATCTTCATGTTTTCATACCTGTGCCATATGAACTGTTTTTCCATTTACTCGGAGATGCGCAAACCGAGCGCAAGGCGCATGACACTCCACACAACGTATTCCATGAGTATGTGTTGTGTGGTGTACATCATTGCGGGTTTCTTCGGTTATACGGATGTTGGGAACAAATCTGTAGAAACTGTCTTTGAGATTTATGACGTGAAGGGTGACGTGATGATGGCAATTGCGTTTGCGGGCATGTTGCTGAAGATCTGTGTTGGGTTTTCACTATGCATGCAACCAGCCCGTGATTGCTGCTATTACATCATTGGGTGGGATTTGAACACACTTGAAACATGGAAGAACTGCCTGTTTTGCGGTAGCATGGCTCTATGCGCTCTGCTCCTTGGCCTCTTCATTCCCGACCTGAATACCGTATTTGGTCTTTTGGGAAGTTTCTGCGGTGGTGTCCTTGGTTTCTGCATTCCCGCATTGTACCGGATGTACTGTGGTAACTGGGGCATTTCTCAGGTGGGTGTGGTAAATTACGTGTGTACGTACCTCCTCCTTATATCGGGAGTGATCGCTGTGGTGTTTGGTACGGCTGCCTCAATCTACAATGTGGCTGTGTAA
- a CDS encoding amino acid transporter, putative: protein MLSPTEPLGSGKAHTEVVTDEGEGYGAMSAADEKSHHKNGDTPTTDSKFMQCINAIIPHGGALSTTFNLGSATLGAGVISLAIAFQMSGVIPSILILITVTVLTIYSVGLMMQAVEMTGYNSYTDLSRNLFGPGWDYFTISVSWLFTFGTCVSYVIATGYLVGSVASGCTTLEFFQGKTGNRVITSIIWFVGMFSLSLPKEINSLRYASAIAVLFVFYFVICIVVHSAKNGLKDGKLPEDVEMFKSGNRAIEGLSIFMFSYLCHMNCFSIYSEMRKPSARRMTLHTTYSMSMCCVVYIIAGFFGYTDVGNKSVETVFEIYDVKGDVMMAIAFAGMLLKICVGFSLCMQPARDCCYYIIGWDLNTLETWKNCLFCGCMALCALLLGLFIPDLNTVFGLLGSFCGGVLGFCIPALYRMYCGNWGISQVGVVNYVCTYLLLISGVIAVVFGTAASIYNVAV, encoded by the coding sequence ATGCTGAGCCCTACAGAACCATTAGGCTCTGGAAAGGCCCACACGGAGGTTGTTACCGATGAGGGTGAGGGATACGGCGCGATGTCAGCGGCAGACGAGAAAAGTCATCACAAGAATGGTGACACTCCGACAACAGACTCCAAATTCATGCAATGTATAAATGCAATCATTCCCCATGGTGGTGCCCTTTCGACAACGTTTAACCTTGGGAGTGCCACATTGGGGGCTGGAGTCATAAGTCTCGCTATCGCTTTTCAGATGAGTGGTGTGATCCCATCAATCCTCATTCTAATTACTGTAACTGTGTTGACTATATACTCCGTTGGGCTGATGATGCAGGCAGTAGAAATGACAGGGTACAACTCATACACGGATCTCTCGAGGAACCTTTTTGGACCCGGGTGGGATTACTTCACTATATCGGTCTCGTGGTTGTTCACCTTTGGGACGTGCGTGAGTTATGTAATTGCTACCGGTTACCTTGTCGGCTCTGTTGCTTCTGGGTGCACTACATTGGAGTTCTTTCAGGGAAAGACGGGCAATCGCGTGATCACGTCTATCATATGGTTTGTTGGAATGTTTTCACTCTCGTTACCCAAGGAAATCAACTCACTACGTTACGCTTCCGCTATCGCTGTGCtattcgttttttattttgtcatcTGCATTGTTGTGCACTCCGCGAAAAATGGATTAAAGGATGGGAAACTTCCCGAGGATGTTGAGATGTTTAAATCTGGGAACAGGGCGATTGAGGGATTGTCAATCTTCATGTTTTCATACCTGTGCCATATGAACTGTTTTTCCATTTACTCGGAGATGCGCAAACCGAGCGCAAGGCGCATGACACTCCACACAACGTATTCCATGAGTATGTGTTGTGTGGTGTACATCATTGCGGGTTTCTTCGGTTATACGGATGTTGGGAACAAATCTGTAGAAACTGTCTTTGAGATTTATGACGTGAAGGGTGACGTGATGATGGCAATTGCGTTTGCGGGCATGTTGCTGAAGATCTGTGTTGGGTTTTCACTATGCATGCAACCAGCCCGTGATTGCTGCTATTACATCATTGGGTGGGATTTGAACACACTTGAAACATGGAAGAACTGCCTGTTTTGCGGTTGCATGGCTCTATGCGCTCTGCTCCTTGGCCTCTTCATTCCCGACCTGAATACCGTATTTGGTCTTTTGGGAAGTTTCTGCGGTGGTGTCCTTGGTTTCTGCATTCCCGCATTGTACCGGATGTACTGTGGTAACTGGGGCATTTCTCAGGTGGGTGTGGTAAATTACGTGTGTACGTACCTCCTCCTTATATCGGGAGTGATCGCTGTGGTGTTTGGTACGGCTGCCTCAATCTACAATGTGGCTGTGTAA